The Anopheles maculipalpis chromosome 3RL, idAnoMacuDA_375_x, whole genome shotgun sequence genomic sequence ctgaaaatcacaattttacaaatattgggtttaattttattgataaaattcGATAATTATTCACAAATACACGCTCGAAAATATGAGTGGATTTTTCGAGAATtgaatttgagatttttaaatagttttaataaactTATAATGTTTTATTAGGTTCATCGCGatgttttatgatttcatatttttcatttatttccattttttaatgaCTTTCTATAGGGAGTCGATTCAAATAATGGAATAATAGAATCATTTAGAGGATTGTTTCAAACAAACAGTGAATTGTTATAAGCCTGTTGTGGATGTTTGCAATCATCTAACGAAATTTTGCAATCACTGTGGGAAAAATTAGCAACGCATTTATGGAATTTCACAATCAGCATTGGCTAATTGtgaaagcagaaaataaaataaaataaataaaatcaacttctacaaccgagtatgcccgagtatgaggcaaagaaaaaggaggaaatgccttatcattatgttttttgtaatttagtcatcacaagcggtgttgacaatacggcattatATCGTCATAATTAActattgataaataaaaagataataaaaccAATTTCTGCGCTGAACTCGTTTAAATGTGAACAATCTATGCTGATGCGAACAAACTATTGGAagtctttttttcattttgcattttgttattattaaacAGGAAAGCTCCAAATGATCGCCAGAAATACCACAGCAAATCACATAGTTTCACAGTCAAGTTACAAATTTCGCCGAACCGAATGCAAGAGTCCACTATACGATTGCAAAATTTCATACCAAGCTCACCATATCCTactattttaaagtttttaaatttatatttcagtATGATGGTTATGACTTTTTAGATGAAAAACTCCACTCAGTTAAAAGTTCCATTAAATGGATCAAAACCCTATAAGTATAAAACACTCAATTTatggttttaaattttcattctaAAGACTTAAAACCcggagtttttgtttaaacttcAACAATTTCAGGCGGTCTTtgcatgtctttttttttaaataaatccaGATCAAGATCTAGCTTTTtgcgtttttaattttaattgttttttatgtaTAAGTTCTCGTacgtatttatattttttacgaTGTATAAAATTTCGTTCTTATTTGGTTTAACGAATTGTTGGATGACGCCGGGCATCGAATGACTTTCTAGACTTCTTttacataataataataccacgtagttggatggtcaggCCACACTTCGGGGAAACTCTGTCCGGATAGGacttgaacctcggtcctgccaaGTGGAGACCGTCAGCGCAACCGCCTCGGTCACCGATACGCCCTAGAAGCCGCGTTGTATAAAGACGATGTGCTGTTGATTTTCAAACTTGTTCTTTCCCAACATATTTAATAGTTCCGTTCACTTTTCCTGCTGCAAAATTTATCGCCACATTCCAAACCTTGCACCGGTATAAAACGCTGGCTGACCTGCTTGCGTTAACCTCAGGATCAATTCCATAAAAAGCGAAGCATTTGCTGCAGGAATACCATCAGCAGGGGCTAGTCGTAGCTCGCCTGTACAAGAGAAGATGGTACACGATCTGCAAAAGTTAGCTATGGCTTCAATAGATAGCATGTTGCGGTTTACTTTACGACACTGTGCCACGGCTCCATCGTACTCTTGCtcgtgctctctctctctctctttctctttctcgtaCATACACACTGAATACTCTCCTGGTGTGCCCCAAATGACGGCCCTTCTTTACACGAGGTATGTGTGTTTCTACGTTTGTGTGCTTGCGTAATGGAAAAAggatatcatcatcatcgtagtATACTCTCTATATGTCTTCCACTCCAACATCCGTCGATCCACCCCATCCCCCAGAAGGGATGAGATCTCTCCCCAAACACTCCATATcgcttgtgtgtgcgtacgtgtaTGGCGTGTGGAAAAGAGCGCGATCCAGCCTCTTCTTCTCTGACAGACCAGCTAAAATCTCTGACCAACAAAAGAGCAAATCGATACAATGAAACCTATCCCCCCAGGGGAAAATGTAAGCGCGTACGCCATAAGGGTGGAAGAGAAGCACAAATCGACATTGCCAGCCACACGGCATATTTCATCATCGCTAtgaagagaagcaaaaatgcGAACCGCTTTTGCAGTGCAGtctgttgtgtgcgtgtgttttgggTGTTGGGGCTCTTTTGGGGGAGCACTGTTCAACGTTgtgagtgagagaaaaaaaaagcgccaaGTATGAGAGAGCCATTGATGGAGCTTAAGTCTCCACATCTAGGCCAAATGTGCGGTAGATGTAGTGTACCGGGTGCCTTGGGCCGGAGGCAGTGGGGATCCCGTTCGGCTTGGGGTTCGTTCTCTTCGTTGCGCTCTCACTCTCAGCTTTCGCACGAAGTAAGCCACGGACGGCTGTGTGTACTCTTGTGGGTACAACTCAGTAGTAGTTGTACCGCACATCGGGCCAGAAACAGCATCATCCGGCAGGCAGACGGGCAGCAGTAGCACCAGCAACCAGCACTGCAGACGACACACCGCGAAACGCGACGTCCTCAACGTCGCCCAACAAGAGTAGCTCGCGCGAGGTAGTAAAAATCACCGCACACGACGTCGACGCGGTCTTACAGCACGGTACGGAAGTTAGTCTGCACCTCGGCTATCGATCTTCGTTATTATTTTGGGGAAGATGACACTGTCGGTCTGAGTGGGAGCCTGACCttggatttttattctttcacgTATAGCAGATCGATGGTGTGTGCCCTGGGTTGGTTTGTTGTCTCCAAAGTGCTGAATCGGGCACGATCGATCGAGAGAATCCAACCGCTGTACCAAGAATTCCAATCCCGTTGCTGGGAAGTTCGTTCTGAGCAACGGAAGTTGGTAATGGGACTTGAATGTGGTCCTTCGGACAGGATCACAACGCTATTGTGTACTTAAAGAAAATCTATCTTGAAATACTGCTAACAGTGTGTGGTCCTTAAGACTTTTTTAGAGGAATATGATATGAAATCGACAGTTGTTAGGAGTGGAGTTTAATTATTCAGCAAATAGTTTTAGTGGGTCGTTTGTGCAGACGGTAATCTGGTGAATTTAAAGCTCATGTACTGCAAGTTTTACTAAATTACTGCATTCGATGGGAGGTTCCATAGTGTGGTCCTAACTGGTTGGTCTAACTCGCTAAGTGTagtggaaaaaaatcttcatattTGATGAAAAAAGCCTAGTAAAATGAAGAATAATATTTACCAATGTAAGTCAAAGTTGCTAGAGCAAAAATATTCTCCAGCAATAATGGCTGCCGTTTCTTGTGTGGTCGCTTGATTGACTAACTTTTTGCATAAATTCGCGCAAACCTTcgcaaagctttttttttgtgggaagGTAAAACCATACATCACCAGCATATACCACACACAAGCGTCAGATGATAAGGCCGGGAGAAATGCCAGCTCAACGAGAAGAAGACGCGAATACGGCGCTGCTGACGACGCCGCCCTGGCACACACGAAGAGGTTGCCAGTCGAAGATGTAGTGAAAGTGAGAAAATGGAAAGATAGATGGGCACTTTTCTGAGTGACGAGCTTCAGCTTTTGGCGTGTGTGCTTGAACATCTTTTAGCTCCGGATGTACGACTTATTGCGTTCATACTAGTACCTAAGTTACGATAGTGTATAAAGTTGATAGCTTGTGCTTTATGCATTAAAACTTGTTAATAAATCTAATTTGTTGTTTACTCTTTCATTGCAGATATTGTAAACTTTTTAATCGACTTGTTACGGAACTGTAATAGTGAGTGTGTATGTCAAAAGTTAGGCTAAAGTTTGTACAAAAAGTGATCCAAAGTGTTAACGAGATCAGTTAAATTTGGAGccttaaaataaacaattccaaaatttcataaaGTGAATGACTAAAACAGTTGTCGCTCGGAAAGGACAGAAGTGTGTGCTAGTGCGTATGTGAACGTGTTAAGATATTGTACGGAATATGGCATAACGATGCTTCCCGCTTCGAGCTGCTTGCAGTcttctattatttattttatcgttttaCTTCTCGAACTACCACTGAGCCTCAGCAGCTTAGGCCATCGTTTGAGAACACGATCGACGAGCATAAACAATCGTATAATAGACCATCAGCAGCACGTCACGAATGAGAAGTATTACTCGGGGTATCAACCTGTTACCTGCCATACTTCCGGCACATCTGTCTCCTGCAGAAGAGCATCCACTGAGACTCAAGAGTTCTACAGGTTCCCTGGACTTAGGGCTACAGGGTACAGCACAGCAGCATGCTGAAACCGTTAAAAGACCTGCTTACCTATTTGCAAAGAAATGCTAACAGTTCAAACATATTCGGGTAAGAATTTAGTGCAGTAGCAGAAAAGTAGTAGCATAGATTGTCCTTACTAACAACTAACGAACGCTTGTTTTGTAGGTTAACAACACAAGCAACTACCACCATAATGGGACCAAACGAAAATCCCAGAATCGACGAAGCGATGATTGAAAACGATGAGCTGGCAATAGAGGACGGTGATCCATTGAACGATCCGCTCGCTTTGGACGATTATTCAGGCACGGAGTTGAACGTGTCCAGCGCAAGTCTTACCAGTGAGGACGACGATGGTCTCTCGTCTGGCAAGATAATCCTAGTCGACGTGACTACACTAAAGCCCAAAGAACATCAGGATGAGATTGAAACGGATGATGTGGAAGAGCTCATACCAAGAGTTCAAATTCAAGCGGTGGATCTAGAGAATGAGGAAGAACCAAGTGCGGACTTGTCAAACGGATCCGTTGAGGTGATTGAGTTGGAGGAAGTAGAGGAGGATGGTACCGGCGAGAGTAGTGCTGATAAAATTGTTACACAGACAGACGCTGAGAGTGTGCGGTCGAACAACTGCAGCAAGCTTAATTCGTACACAATCGTCACGAACGGTGTAAGGGTGGCGTCTCCTTTGCCGGATGATGACGTTGAAGAAGGCGCACTTGGTGAGAAAAATGTTCTGGTTGAAAACTTTACCGATGATGTCTCGCAACCGAGGCCTGTCGAGAGAACGGCCGAACAAATGCAGACCGCCAATGAAggtgaagaggaagaagaagcaagTGATGGATCGGATTCTGGATTGGGATTGGAACCGTCGCGTAGTGTGGCTCCATGCGGCACCAGTACCACCAGCAGTGgcagtaatagtagtagcaaTAGTCCACTGCAGCGACCACCAATAAAAAGCAGTCTAAAGCGACGCTCGGAACCACTGGACACTAGTGCGTCCGTGCAGCAGGAAAATGAGGACGGAGTTAGTAGTCAGAAAAGGCCCAAAAAGGGCATCACCTTCGAAGGTGTGACGGTGTATTACTTTCCTCGTATTCAAGGCTTTGGCTGTGTCCCTTCGCAGGGTGGTTGTACATTGGGCATGGAATTTCAGCATGTTCACTCTAGGTAAGTGATTGCattaataaaatttctttCTAAATTGCTGAcacatattatttttttcaatcaacCGCACGCACAGGCGATTAACACTTTCGGAGCATTCCGCCGAACAGCGGAAGGTGCATCGACAGCAAAATCAGGAGCTAAACCCTCGCAGTTCCTCCAGCGAAGATACGAGCAGTGAGGAAGAGCCTAGTGAGAGCGGTTCCGAGGCAGAAAGTGAATCGTACGGGTTTTTGCAACCAGTTTCAACTCGGCAACGGCGAGCACTATTAAAAGCGGCAGGTGTGCGTAAGATCGATCCGACAGAGAAGGACGACTGTCGTGAGATACGTACGTCGCGTGAAGTTTGTGGTTGTACGTGCCGGGGTTATTGTGATCCGAGCCGATGTGCGTGCAGCTTGGCCGGTATCAAATGTCAGGTGGATCGACCCAACTTTCCCTGTGGCTGTACACTGGAGGGTTGTGCGAATACGGCCGGGCGTGTCGAGTTTAATCCGGGGCGCGTTCGGACCCACTTTTTGCACACCATTATGAAGTTAAGGATGGAGGGAGATGATGGGAAAGCTTTGGAAGCAGGAAGTGGAGGTGCATTGATGCCCCGGACGAGTAGTAATGCAACTGCGAGTGATACAAATGACAGTGGTTATGTGATAGGTAGTGAAAAAAATTGGTCCAATGGTCCTGTACGATTACCACCGAGTATGGTTGGTACTTACGCGACAGGAATTCATCCAGGTCCTTCCACGACGAGTAACGAAATGGTTGATGGGATCGGGTCAATGCATCCAGTGCCGAGTATGGTTCATCATCATTCGCATCTCGCACATCACCAGCCACTGATGGACGGTTTACACCTGCAACCGTCGCATCtgcatcatctatcccatcAAGCCTCGCCGTATGTCAACCACCACGGAACAGATCCTTCGCTCCAGAACTATTTGGTTGCGTCGTCCTCAAACGCCTCGCATCTACACGGTGGTTCTGTCGTACCATCAGCAGTCTCAGCATCGGACCCGACACAAGATCTACACTATCCTTTCCGAGATTATTACGGAGGGCTTGAAGGAGCAGCTTCAGGAGGCGAAAGCACCCATCCACCGGGAATGCCACTGCATCAGCTCCCTTCTTGCGCCAATGCTACCGAACCGCCTTCGTCGCTTCACGCTGACATGTATTATAGAGGGAACTATAGCAGTTTCGTGGATGGCAGAGCTAGTACAACGGCAAATCTGGACGCTTACCGGCAAGAATCAATGGTGCCCTTACACATACCCAACACTGGGCACGATCGGTTGCTACCGGGTGCGTCAAATTCCTTCGCAAGCCACCCTGACCAACACACGACGCCAGGCAACTTGCCAAGTTTGCGACCGCAAGAACCAGACTGTGCCAACGAACCGTGTGTGTCCAGCGTGCCGAAAGTGCCTCAACCAGTCGTTAGTAGTAAAGAGTCCACAACAACCACGGCTATAGTATCGCTCAGTAATGCACCTGCACAAGATGCGATGATTCAATCTTTTTCATCAGTGCCACTCACGGTCTCCACTACAGAAAGTTGTGATCTCAACGTAACTGTCATCAGTGACAATTCTCTCAGCCCAAACGAGCTAGATACGAGCGGAGAGGTGACGTTCGTAGAGTGTGACGATAGGCCTAGAAACGGTAGTGTGATCattgatgatgaggatgatgatgttgaagaAGTGAGTTTTTCGAGGCGTAAAGACAGGAACAAGAACAATTCTCGAGTGAGCAGTTTCATCGATCTAACCGCACCGCAGGCCGATAACACTGGGCGTCTGGAAGCCATTAATGATTTACTAGAAAACAGTCGAAACGCGCTCAGCATCGTGCGTCGATCGATTATAGCGGAGGAGGATGACGAGTTGCGCGATTTTCAACATCCTCCAGTGGAACCACCGATCGCCATAATCCAtgtcgacgatgatgatgacgatgttgATGAGACCCAGGATTGCATATTGAGCAGTGCTCTATTGCCGGAACGATCGAGACGATATGGCGATGGCGGCCAGACATTAGTACAAAGTCCTGCCATTTTGGCGCGACCAGTTACGAATGGCACCATCGGGAATGGTCacgaacggcagcagcagaagcggaAGCGATGTTCCATCTCGATTGGAGAAGAATCCGATGCGTCGTTTCGGAAGATGTTACAAAATGGTTCTGCAGCTCCACTAGTGACGGAAGAGCTTGTGCCTACGGTTTCTAGTTCGTCAGGTTTGATGTCCGCTTCCGTAAACTCATCGGGTGCGGTTGCGACCCTGGAGCCTACTGAAAATCTATgtgaaattattaaaaacagtATCGTCGAAACGGCCGTGTCACATTGAACAGTAAAACGTGCGATTAGGTTGAAGGCATAGAGGAATGAAAAACCTTCCGATATTATATGATTCCACATC encodes the following:
- the LOC126563951 gene encoding uncharacterized protein LOC126563951; the encoded protein is MLKPLKDLLTYLQRNANSSNIFGLTTQATTTIMGPNENPRIDEAMIENDELAIEDGDPLNDPLALDDYSGTELNVSSASLTSEDDDGLSSGKIILVDVTTLKPKEHQDEIETDDVEELIPRVQIQAVDLENEEEPSADLSNGSVEVIELEEVEEDGTGESSADKIVTQTDAESVRSNNCSKLNSYTIVTNGVRVASPLPDDDVEEGALGEKNVLVENFTDDVSQPRPVERTAEQMQTANEGEEEEEASDGSDSGLGLEPSRSVAPCGTSTTSSGSNSSSNSPLQRPPIKSSLKRRSEPLDTSASVQQENEDGVSSQKRPKKGITFEGVTVYYFPRIQGFGCVPSQGGCTLGMEFQHVHSRRLTLSEHSAEQRKVHRQQNQELNPRSSSSEDTSSEEEPSESGSEAESESYGFLQPVSTRQRRALLKAAGVRKIDPTEKDDCREIRTSREVCGCTCRGYCDPSRCACSLAGIKCQVDRPNFPCGCTLEGCANTAGRVEFNPGRVRTHFLHTIMKLRMEGDDGKALEAGSGGALMPRTSSNATASDTNDSGYVIGSEKNWSNGPVRLPPSMVGTYATGIHPGPSTTSNEMVDGIGSMHPVPSMVHHHSHLAHHQPLMDGLHLQPSHLHHLSHQASPYVNHHGTDPSLQNYLVASSSNASHLHGGSVVPSAVSASDPTQDLHYPFRDYYGGLEGAASGGESTHPPGMPLHQLPSCANATEPPSSLHADMYYRGNYSSFVDGRASTTANLDAYRQESMVPLHIPNTGHDRLLPGASNSFASHPDQHTTPGNLPSLRPQEPDCANEPCVSSVPKVPQPVVSSKESTTTTAIVSLSNAPAQDAMIQSFSSVPLTVSTTESCDLNVTVISDNSLSPNELDTSGEVTFVECDDRPRNGSVIIDDEDDDVEEVSFSRRKDRNKNNSRVSSFIDLTAPQADNTGRLEAINDLLENSRNALSIVRRSIIAEEDDELRDFQHPPVEPPIAIIHVDDDDDDVDETQDCILSSALLPERSRRYGDGGQTLVQSPAILARPVTNGTIGNGHERQQQKRKRCSISIGEESDASFRKMLQNGSAAPLVTEELVPTVSSSSGLMSASVNSSGAVATLEPTENLCEIIKNSIVETAVSH